A window from Vigna angularis cultivar LongXiaoDou No.4 chromosome 7, ASM1680809v1, whole genome shotgun sequence encodes these proteins:
- the LOC108336805 gene encoding uncharacterized protein LOC108336805 — MAQILIALEALNTTGGSTPAQVEGSAQYYPPLFNAGSQSVPFPMYGLSPDYTPPVGEYTEGEHDSFSFPTTANVPPISTQGLVVMSARMVSEGMNANMSDGIRVTPVPHVITRDGFSTRAAPHTSFQGVISNVDGAKDKLESLEARLRAVEGFESYGFGDVARLSLVLGVKISHKFKAPDFEKYKGNTCPKSHLTMFCRKMAAYAYDEQLLIHVFQDSLAGVALNWYTHLEPTRIRCWADLADAFVKQYIYNTHVAPDRLQLQNMSKKDNETFKEYAQRWRELAAQVEPPLYDREMVAMFVNTLQPPFYEHMVGNVSSNFADIIVIGGRIEIGLKNGKIAYGSSVVANSKKPSFNSGKRKEGDVHATSATPVWRGQAPTHNYRPYWGQHPHAANASFGHQIRPQQQPGYYQPQYIPTNNWRGGANVGSNMNVGPNTYPRRNQERNYVNFTPIPTTYTELLPHLIKQGLVVICPLKPLQPPYPRGYDVDAKCSYHGGVVRHSTERCLAFKHKVQTLIDSGWLKFQEDKPSIEANPLSGHGSASTNAVEVKEHELVRNVKEVRSSRRFIWRRC, encoded by the coding sequence ATGGCCCAGATTTTGATAGCTCTCGAAGCCCTGAACACTACAGGAGGGTCGACGCCTGCGCAAGTTGAGGGAAGTGCTCAATATTACCCTCCGTTGTTCAATGCTGGGAGCCAATCTGTTCCGTTCCCAATGTATGGATTATCCCCAGATTACACTCCACCTGTGGGAGAATACACAGAAGGGGAGCATGATTCATTCTCTTTCCCTACCACTGCCAACGTACCGCCAATCAGTACTCAGGGACTTGTTGTAATGTCCGCACGTATGGTAAGTGAAGGAATGAATGCAAACATGTCTGATGGAATACGAGTAACTCCGGTGCCTCATGTGATTACCAGAGACGGCTTTTCTACCAGGGCTGCGCCACATACTTCGTTTCAGGGGGTAATTAGTAATGTCGACGGAGCAAAGGATAAATTGGAGAGCCTAGAGGCAAGATTGAGGGCTGTTGAGGGATTTGAAAGTTATGGGTTCGGAGATGTTGCCAGATTGAGCTTGGTTCTTGGCGTCAAAATATCACATAAGTTCAAGGCGCCAGATTTTGAGAAGTATAAGGGAAATACATGCCCTAAGAGCCATCTGACCATGTTTTGCAGAAAGATGGCTGCATATGCTTATGATGAGCAGCTGCTCATCCATGTTTTCCAAGATAGTTTGGCTGGAGTGGCATTAAACTGGTATACCCATTTGGAGCCAACTCGAATTCGTTGTTGGGCGGACTTGGCTGATGCTTTTGTGAAACAGTACATATACAATACACATGTTGCGCCAGATCGTTTACAGCTGCAAAACATGTCGAAGAAAGACAACGAAACTTTTAAGGAGTATGCTCAACGGTGGAGGGAATTGGCTGCACAAGTTGAGCCACCTTTGTATGATAGAGAAATGGTGGCAATGTTTGTAAATACGCTCCAACCACCATTTTATGAACATATGGTGGGAAATGTATCTTCAAATTTTGCTGATATCATCGTGATAGGCGGACGAATAGAGATCGGATTGAAAAATGGGAAGATTGCATATGGCTCGTCGGTGGTTGCAAATTCCAAAAAACCCAGTTTCAACtcaggaaaaagaaaggaaggagaTGTGCATGCAACATCTGCAACCCCCGTGTGGAGAGGTCAAGCTCCCACTCATAACTATCGACCATACTGGGGTCAACATCCACATGCAGCTAATGCGTCATTTGGTCATCAAATTAGGCCTCAACAACAACCAGGGTACTATCAACCACAATACATCCCGACGAATAATTGGAGGGGAGGGGCAAACGTAGGTTCCAATATGAATGTGGGTCCAAATACTTATCCAAGAAGGAACCAGGAAAGAAATTATGTTAACTTTACCCCAATTCCTACAACTTATACGGAATTATTGCCTCATCTTATCAAACAGGGTCTGGTTGTCATTTGTCCCCTGAAGCCTTTGCAGCCTCCGTACCCAAGAGGTTATGATGTAGATGCAAAGTGTAGTTATCATGGAGGGGTTGTTCGTCATTCCACTGAGAGGTGTCTGGCTTTCAAGCATAAAGTGCAGACTCTAATTGATTCTGGGTGGTTAAAGTTCCAAGAAGATAAGCCTAGTATCGAGGCCAATCCTTTATCCGGGCATGGAAGTGCTTCGACGAATGCTGTCGAAGTGAAAGAACATGAGCTGGTGAGAAATGTGAAAGAAGTCAGGAGCTCTAGGAGGTTTATTTGGAGGCGTTGCTGA